In the Parasteatoda tepidariorum isolate YZ-2023 chromosome X2, CAS_Ptep_4.0, whole genome shotgun sequence genome, aacaagaaaagtgtcTTTAGAATACAATTctacagaagaaaaattatttgcttttgtatttttttcagctattttattgtttcaactctttttttactctgttttttaaatttaaaatccataaatatgaagatgcagagtatagcagttttggttatacctatcatttcaattaatgttattataatgctttttttaatttattgttgtgtttttgtcggagaaaatagtaacttctttaagtcatgaaaaattctaacaaattcAGGAagaaattcctaaaataaaattttttaaattgtgttgcAGGGAAGGGAGGGGGGCTTTTTTGGTACTGATTGACAATCATTATTTGTGTGAAACTACAGGGGGCATTTTATCTGTATTTTACAGTATATGTGCCATTTTTTTCCGTagcaatttatatttcttttaattttgcaggCTATTATGATGAGAAACTCAATAGAAGAGATGGAAATTGGGAAAACTATGGAAATTCCTATCAAAGACCTAGTACATCCCGTATGAGAAATCAAGACTCAAGATCATATccacataataaaaatacttggaGATCTAGTGGACAGTATCAGCATAAAAGCAATAATTCCTCTAAtagggattttaaaaattggaataatgCTCCCAGGAGACAACAATTTTCATCCAATGCTGATAATGATAAAGTTTGGAGAAATGATGAACTTAATGAAGCTCGACATAAACAAAGCCGCGTAGAAAACTGGGTACAGTCAATAAGTACTGAAAACTGGagtgatgatgatgatgatgagtaTTCTAAGAAACAGTCAAACTCAAGAACCAAAACAGCAAATTATGGTAAGAAGTATGAAGAACCAGCTCATAAGACtccttacaaaaattataatagaagacaatatcatgaaaaaattcacCAATCCTCAACTTCAGATTCCAGTTATAAAGAAGATCGCAGACCACGATATGATGGACACCACGATCCTGAACCAGTTAGGGATAATGCTTCAAATGCTAGAGGACCAGTTAAAGATTATACTTCAAATGCTAGAGGATCAGATCAGCAAAACTATTCAAGGGAAAGGGTAAAAAAAGACAGATTTAAAGACCGTTCACCagagtataaaaataaagcaagtaCTTCTGCAACTTCAACAAAGCAAAGGGATCCTGAATTTAGGAATAATCATTCGAGagcaaatataaaatgtaataacaatAGAGCCAGTGATAATTGGGCTGATAAGAGTGATTTCGAAAATGGCTGGGGCAGTAATGTTGCTGATAAGGAAAGGAGCTCTGCAGCTACGGCAACAGGGGGAGGTGGAACATGGAGTGATCAGGAAGATTATAATAATGTAGATGATAATACCTCAAGAAACATTACAACAGGCTGGGATCAATGTGCTTCGTATTCTTCAAACTGGGAAAATTCAGAATCTGCAGCTCCAAGAAACAGAAATAACAGTGCATGGAATAATCAGAAGAGATCAGGAAAATCTGATagccataaaacaaataaaggtTCTGAGCAGACAAGTTCTGGAAATTGGAGTCATCAAAACTCTGGCAAAAAACCCGTAAGAACCCACAATAGAAACTTCAAGAAATCGGATGAAAAATCTGCACAATGGCAGGCTGATAAGAATCATATTAACAACCGTTTACTGCGATATGCCTATGGTGAAAATTATCACTATGGAGATTTTGAAGGCAAAAAGAAAGACATTGAAGTTGTTGATTTATGTTCCAACAGTGACACTGAATATGAACCGAACCATATGCAAACAGGTTCAGAAACTGTCAATGATCAAAAATGTGAGGAAATGTGTGAGGTTAC is a window encoding:
- the LOC107453506 gene encoding probable serine/threonine-protein kinase clkA isoform X1, translating into MSSSNSKNLSREEKEEYADLQMNRMRELNEKIMRRHHEVNQDRMDFERENPSKKLPPKKDSPKEERRVRCSEKRIVREWDAGKTSELSDRGSDDREQRYARSNKRGGYYDEKLNRRDGNWENYGNSYQRPSTSRMRNQDSRSYPHNKNTWRSSGQYQHKSNNSSNRDFKNWNNAPRRQQFSSNADNDKVWRNDELNEARHKQSRVENWVQSISTENWSDDDDDEYSKKQSNSRTKTANYGKKYEEPAHKTPYKNYNRRQYHEKIHQSSTSDSSYKEDRRPRYDGHHDPEPVRDNASNARGPVKDYTSNARGSDQQNYSRERVKKDRFKDRSPEYKNKASTSATSTKQRDPEFRNNHSRANIKCNNNRASDNWADKSDFENGWGSNVADKERSSAATATGGGGTWSDQEDYNNVDDNTSRNITTGWDQCASYSSNWENSESAAPRNRNNSAWNNQKRSGKSDSHKTNKGSEQTSSGNWSHQNSGKKPVRTHNRNFKKSDEKSAQWQADKNHINNRLLRYAYGENYHYGDFEGKKKDIEVVDLCSNSDTEYEPNHMQTGSETVNDQKCEEMCEVTSTTNWNIPESEAQGGSNFIVERGDFAGNLEIANVQDDSSVEILNDTYNESTENMRCAVGESGSESVLYLVGDKDLSVSLLSDEYEADITQCHIVNSSYFDMSNINIPCGENGFIEARHIPEEEFLEMGQSEHLNEAETENSSDTTLLISNTNGEKRKIPIGTSEDLSNSRDLLKESIEPSVSSSHSGGIISCCDSSGTKKRPPKEIVSFSKEAELEPIPGALLDDGWSTVTDENDSDFAEEGD
- the LOC107453506 gene encoding probable serine/threonine-protein kinase clkA isoform X3 — translated: MSSSNSEVNQDRMDFERENPSKKLPPKKDSPKEERRVRCSEKRIVREWDAGKTSELSDRGSDDREQRYARSNKRGGYYDEKLNRRDGNWENYGNSYQRPSTSRMRNQDSRSYPHNKNTWRSSGQYQHKSNNSSNRDFKNWNNAPRRQQFSSNADNDKVWRNDELNEARHKQSRVENWVQSISTENWSDDDDDEYSKKQSNSRTKTANYGKKYEEPAHKTPYKNYNRRQYHEKIHQSSTSDSSYKEDRRPRYDGHHDPEPVRDNASNARGPVKDYTSNARGSDQQNYSRERVKKDRFKDRSPEYKNKASTSATSTKQRDPEFRNNHSRANIKCNNNRASDNWADKSDFENGWGSNVADKERSSAATATGGGGTWSDQEDYNNVDDNTSRNITTGWDQCASYSSNWENSESAAPRNRNNSAWNNQKRSGKSDSHKTNKGSEQTSSGNWSHQNSGKKPVRTHNRNFKKSDEKSAQWQADKNHINNRLLRYAYGENYHYGDFEGKKKDIEVVDLCSNSDTEYEPNHMQTGSETVNDQKCEEMCEVTSTTNWNIPESEAQGGSNFIVERGDFAGNLEIANVQDDSSVEILNDTYNESTENMRCAVGESGSESVLYLVGDKDLSVSLLSDEYEADITQCHIVNSSYFDMSNINIPCGENGFIEARHIPEEEFLEMGQSEHLNEAETENSSDTTLLISNTNGEKRKIPIGTSEDLSNSRDLLKESIEPSVSSSHSGGIISCCDSSGTKKRPPKEIVSFSKEAELEPIPGALLDDGWSTVTDENDSDFAEEGD
- the LOC107453506 gene encoding probable elastin-binding protein EbpS isoform X2; this translates as MNRMRELNEKIMRRHHEVNQDRMDFERENPSKKLPPKKDSPKEERRVRCSEKRIVREWDAGKTSELSDRGSDDREQRYARSNKRGGYYDEKLNRRDGNWENYGNSYQRPSTSRMRNQDSRSYPHNKNTWRSSGQYQHKSNNSSNRDFKNWNNAPRRQQFSSNADNDKVWRNDELNEARHKQSRVENWVQSISTENWSDDDDDEYSKKQSNSRTKTANYGKKYEEPAHKTPYKNYNRRQYHEKIHQSSTSDSSYKEDRRPRYDGHHDPEPVRDNASNARGPVKDYTSNARGSDQQNYSRERVKKDRFKDRSPEYKNKASTSATSTKQRDPEFRNNHSRANIKCNNNRASDNWADKSDFENGWGSNVADKERSSAATATGGGGTWSDQEDYNNVDDNTSRNITTGWDQCASYSSNWENSESAAPRNRNNSAWNNQKRSGKSDSHKTNKGSEQTSSGNWSHQNSGKKPVRTHNRNFKKSDEKSAQWQADKNHINNRLLRYAYGENYHYGDFEGKKKDIEVVDLCSNSDTEYEPNHMQTGSETVNDQKCEEMCEVTSTTNWNIPESEAQGGSNFIVERGDFAGNLEIANVQDDSSVEILNDTYNESTENMRCAVGESGSESVLYLVGDKDLSVSLLSDEYEADITQCHIVNSSYFDMSNINIPCGENGFIEARHIPEEEFLEMGQSEHLNEAETENSSDTTLLISNTNGEKRKIPIGTSEDLSNSRDLLKESIEPSVSSSHSGGIISCCDSSGTKKRPPKEIVSFSKEAELEPIPGALLDDGWSTVTDENDSDFAEEGD